The following are from one region of the Strix aluco isolate bStrAlu1 chromosome 30, bStrAlu1.hap1, whole genome shotgun sequence genome:
- the TTC24 gene encoding tetratricopeptide repeat protein 24: MASEDAANPGAQPAAPALGKKSRKKGKKNPEASEDAQEGGDEAAGRAAEIEGLTRAGRRALALGDARGAVGSFRKAFVLSGGAASPQLRRACAFNLGAAYVETGKPEKGLEFLLQSQPSEGERGEHWGDLYFNIGAAHEGLRDFPKVLERFGKAVGQDRAAQAGGRAGTRVQMGCCYLGMREPARAAWCFLDAARAYAAAASPEAAAVALSRASGSMLQSRRFRAAEIAGVLAQCRSLCDSIPDPALRGKLYHDIGLGYSQLRIFSLAAESFERALALRGGDPDRRGEAALLQNLGAAHNALRSFGTALGWHRRAAALHSALGNRRAQGQCFGNLAYACSWLGNHEAAAENYLHALQAFRDAGDVEGQWQACEGLGAACFRLGDPQKAIRHYKEALILLSHCQDTPRAARERVVHRLTDAIQHQLCLHGRLSHGGGWMPTPAPQDPGRLRVCSALPHASGTRLRGSEVSFRGKARPRNEPVPGAHPGHSEEQHPLPAPHQSPVTHVATWAPLGRMRMVPAQLQGVAVSPTLTASVMQRVASPRGLLAVKGENPEILRDT, translated from the exons ATGGCTTCAGAGGACGCTGCTAACCCGGGAGCTCAGCCCGCGGCCCCCGCGCTCGGGAAAAAAAGCcggaaaaaagggaagaaaaaccccGAGGCCAGCGAAGATGCCCAGGAGGGAGGGGacgaggcggcggggcgggcggctgaGATCGAGGGGCTCACGCGAGCCGGACGCCGGGCGCTGGCGCTGGGCGATGCGCGGGGGGCGGTCGGGTCCTTCAGGAAGGCGTTTGTCCTCTCGGGGGGCGCGGCGAGTCCCCAGCTCCGCAGGGCTTGTGCCTTCAACCTGGGGGCTGCCTACGTGGAGACCGGGAAGCCCGAAAAGGGTCTTGAGTTCCTCCTCCAGTCGCAGCCCTCGGAGGGGGAGCGCGGGGAGCACTGGGGGGACCTTTATTTCAACATCGGGGCGGCTCACGAAGGGCTCCGGGATTTTCCGAAGGTTTTGGAGCGTTTTGGCAAAGCCGTGGGCCAGGACCGCGCGGCGCAGGCCGGCGGCCGCGCGGGGACCCGCGTGCAGATGGGCTGCTGCTACCTGGGGATGCGGGAGCCGGCGCGAGCCGCGTGGTGCTTCCTGGACGCCGCCCGGGCCTACGCGGCGGCCGCCAGCCCCGAGGCTGCCGCGGTGGCTCTGAGCAGGGCGAGCGGCTCCATGCTGCAGAGCCGACGGTTCCGGGCGGCGGAGATCGCGGGGGTCCTCGCCCAGTGCCGCTCGCTCTGCGACAGCATCCCCGACCCAGCCCTGCGAG GGAAACTCTACCATGACATCGGCCTCGGCTACTCCCAGCTCCGCATCTTCTCCCTGGCTGCCGAGAGCTTCGAGCGGGCCCTCGCCCTGCGCGGCGGCGACCCGGATCGGCGTGGGGAGGCTGCGCTGCTGCAGAACCTGGGTGCTGCCCACAACGCCCTGCGCAGCTTCGGCACGGCCCTGGGCTGGCACCGGCGAGCGGCGGCGCTGCACA GCGCTCTGGGGAACCGGAGGGCGCAGGGCCAATGCTTCGGGAACCTGGCGTACGCCTGCAGCTGGCTGGGGAACCACGAGGCTGCCGCAGAGAACTACCTGCACGCCCTGCAAGCCTTCCGGGATGCGG GGGACGTGGAGGGGCAGTGGCAAGCGTGcgaggggctgggagcagcctgcTTCCGCCTGGGAGACCCCCAGAAAGCCATCAGGCACTACAAGGAGGCCCTGATTTTGCTTTCCCACTGCCAG GACACCCCCAGAGCTGCCCGCGAGCGCGTCGTGCACAGGCTCACCGACGCCAtccagcaccagctctgcctccacGGCCGCCTCTCCCATGGGGGTGGCTGGatgcccaccccagccccg CAGGACCCTGGCCGGCTGCGGGTTTGCTCCGCGCTGCCCCACGCCAGCGGGACACGGCTCCGGGGGAGCGAGGT GTCCTTCAGGGGAAAAGCCCGGCCTAGGAACGAGCCTGTGCCAGGAGCACATCCTGGGCATTCGG AGGAGCAGCACCCACTGCCGGCCCCGCACCAGAGCCCCGTGACCCACGTGGCCACCTGGGCACCTctggggaggatgaggatggtccCAGCGCAGCTCCAGGGTGTCGCAGTCAGCCCCACGCTGACAG CGAGTGTGATGCAGCGAGTGGCATCGCCCCGGGGACTTCTTGCGGTTAAAGGTGAAAATCCAGAAATTTTAAGAGACACTTAA
- the NAXE gene encoding NAD(P)H-hydrate epimerase, whose product MPGPRALLGLGLGLLVAAGGARAGGRCRGWERSWERSWERSWERARCRPHRAMQGPSAGPGPRGLRFLGQEEAQAIDQELFTEYKFSVDQLMELAGLSCATAIAKAYPPSSFTTSQPAVLVVCGPGNNGGDGLVCARHLKMFGYEPTVYYPKRPNKPLFEGLTTQCQKMDIPFLPEFPAEAPLIDELYGLVVDAIFGFSFKGAVREPFGSILSTLERITVPIASIDIPSGWDVEKGKADGLQPDMLISLTAPKRAAMYFGGRYHFLGGRFVPAALQEKYALNLPPYPETDCVLQLT is encoded by the exons atGCCGGGGCCGCGggcgctgctggggctggggctggggctgctggtggccgcggggggggcgcgggcgggcgggcgctgccggggctgggagcggagctgggagaggagctgggagcGGAGCTGGGAGCGGGCCCGGTGCCGCCCCCACCGCGCCATGCAGGGGCCcagcgccgggcccggcccgcggggGCTCCGCTTCCTCGG gcaggaggaggctcAGGCCATCGACCAGGAGCTCTTCACCGAGTACAAGTTCAGCGTGGACCAGCTGATGGAGCTGGCGGGGCTGAGCTGTGCCACCGCCATCGCCAAG GCCTACCCCCCCAGCTCCTTCACCACTAGCCAGCCCGCCGTGCTGGTCGTGTGTGGGCCGGGCAACAACGGCGGCGACGGCTTGGTCTGCGCCCGGCACCTGAAAATGTTT GGCTACGAACCGACCGTGTATTACCCCAAGCGCCCCAACAAGCCCCTGTTTGAAGGTTTGACCACCCAGTGCCAGAAGATGGACATCCCCTTCCTCCCCGAGTTCCCGGCTGAG GCCCCACTCATTGATGAGCTCTACGGCCTGGTGGTAGACGCCATTTTCGGGTTCAGCTTCAAGGGAGCGGTGCGGGAGCCCTTCGGCAGCATCCTCAGCACCCTCGAGCGCATCACGGTGCCCATCGCCAGCATCGACATCCCCTCGG GCTGGGACGTGGAGAAGGGGAAGGCGGATGGTCTCCAGCCCGACATGCTCATCTCTCTCACGGCACCCAAGAGGGCAGCGATGTATTTCGGGGGCCGCTACCACTTCCTCGGGGGCAGGTTTGTGCCCGCCGCGCTCCAGGAAAAATACGCTCTAAACCTGCCACCGTACCCCGAGACAGACTGTGTCCTGCAGCTGACCTAG